A region of Micromonospora chokoriensis DNA encodes the following proteins:
- a CDS encoding dolichyl-phosphate-mannose--protein mannosyltransferase, whose translation MVEVTGEPSRNQEPTAPDATGGGVSAVVRRRFATVDTKLDRFSWLATAVVVAIAAILRFVGLSSPKGKIFDETYYAKDGYGLITRAVEWNYKDNVPSYVVHPPLGKWLIGLGEWAFGYQDAESKVSVPGHLITTAPEFGWRFSAAVIGTLSVLLLVRIGRRMFHSTVLGCAAGLLLALDGFHLVLSRAALLDIFLLFFVLAAFGALVLDRDARRRRWARALDDGLDPSQPGRAGRPATGWRTWPWWRLAAGVLLGCACAVKWSALYFVPAFALLVILWEVGVRRSAGVRRPWRDTVLDELPWVVLAGVLMVGTYLVTWTGWLVTDDGYYRLASSTQYATDKLSDRPVIGPLINLYEYHRAAYGFHAQLDDAHKYQSWPWQWLLLGRPVAFHYASDGTCGAPTCASEILLLGTPLLWWSFLPALVALAWLGLARRDWRAGAILLTVAAGLLPWFWLALDGRTMFSFYAAPVVPFLVLAVVYVMGALIAPAGGDVGEVAPLLPGDPSYERRLVGSIAAGAYVLLVGLCFAYFYPIFVGTVIPYSDWLSRMWLDGRWI comes from the coding sequence ATGGTCGAGGTGACGGGCGAGCCCAGCCGTAACCAGGAGCCGACGGCACCAGATGCCACCGGCGGTGGCGTGTCCGCCGTGGTCAGGCGGAGGTTCGCCACCGTCGACACCAAACTGGACCGGTTCTCCTGGCTGGCCACAGCGGTGGTGGTGGCCATCGCGGCGATCCTGCGGTTCGTCGGGCTGTCCAGCCCAAAGGGCAAGATCTTCGACGAGACGTACTACGCCAAGGACGGCTACGGGTTGATCACCCGCGCCGTCGAGTGGAACTACAAGGACAACGTCCCGTCGTACGTGGTGCACCCGCCGCTGGGCAAGTGGTTGATCGGCCTCGGCGAGTGGGCCTTCGGCTACCAGGACGCCGAGTCGAAGGTCTCCGTGCCCGGCCACCTCATCACCACCGCGCCGGAGTTCGGCTGGCGGTTCTCGGCGGCCGTGATCGGCACGTTGTCGGTGCTGCTGCTGGTCCGCATCGGTCGGCGGATGTTCCACTCGACGGTGCTCGGCTGCGCGGCGGGCCTGCTGCTCGCCCTGGACGGCTTCCACCTGGTGCTGTCCCGCGCGGCGCTGCTCGACATCTTCCTGCTCTTCTTCGTGCTGGCGGCCTTCGGCGCGTTGGTGCTCGACCGGGACGCCCGCCGTCGCCGTTGGGCGCGGGCCCTGGACGACGGGCTCGACCCGAGCCAGCCGGGCCGTGCCGGCCGACCGGCGACCGGTTGGCGCACCTGGCCGTGGTGGCGACTGGCCGCCGGGGTGCTGCTCGGCTGCGCCTGCGCGGTGAAGTGGAGCGCTCTGTACTTCGTCCCGGCGTTCGCGCTGCTGGTGATCCTCTGGGAGGTCGGCGTCCGCCGTTCGGCGGGGGTCCGCCGGCCCTGGCGGGACACAGTGCTCGACGAGCTGCCCTGGGTGGTGCTCGCCGGCGTGCTGATGGTGGGCACCTACCTCGTCACCTGGACGGGCTGGCTGGTCACCGACGACGGCTACTACCGGCTGGCGTCGTCGACGCAGTACGCGACCGACAAGCTGAGCGACCGCCCGGTGATCGGCCCGCTGATCAACCTGTACGAGTACCATCGCGCGGCCTACGGGTTCCACGCCCAACTCGACGACGCGCACAAATACCAGTCCTGGCCCTGGCAGTGGCTGCTGCTCGGCCGTCCGGTGGCGTTCCACTACGCCAGCGACGGCACCTGCGGCGCGCCGACGTGCGCCTCCGAGATCCTGCTGCTCGGCACCCCGCTGCTCTGGTGGTCGTTCCTGCCGGCCCTGGTGGCGCTGGCCTGGCTGGGCCTGGCCCGTCGGGACTGGCGGGCCGGCGCGATCCTGCTGACCGTGGCGGCCGGGCTGCTGCCGTGGTTCTGGCTCGCCCTCGACGGCCGGACGATGTTCTCGTTCTACGCCGCGCCGGTGGTGCCGTTCCTGGTGCTCGCCGTGGTGTACGTGATGGGCGCGCTGATCGCTCCCGCCGGAGGTGACGTGGGCGAGGTGGCGCCACTGCTGCCCGGCGACCCGAGCTACGAACGTCGACTGGTGGGCAGCATCGCGGCCGGGGCGTACGTGTTGCTGGTCGGGCTGTGCTTCGCGTACTTCTATCCGATCTTCGTCGGCACGGTGATTCCGTACTCGGACTGGCTGTCCCGGATGTGGCTCGACGGTCGGTGGATATAA
- a CDS encoding VWA domain-containing protein — MINFRRSTAVLLGLLATTALTGPAPAWADEEPAPEPPRVELVLDVSGSMRAADIDGRSRISVAQQAFNEVVDALPEETQLGIRVLGATYRGKDKKVGCQDTQQIVPVGPVDRTAAKAAVATLRPTGFTPVGLALRSAAQDLGSGATTRRIVLITDGEDTCAPPDPCEVARELAAQGTSLVVDTLGLAPDEKVRRQLLCIASATGGTYTAAQSAEELTGRIKQLVERAGDTHTRAPTVVGGTNACDNAPLLAPGVYADREAFSEHRYYRVPVRPGQELRASVSIALDRPVNRDYGVLLRATAADGRELVRGADAGSGRADVLSAGLRWSATADDEDAAETAESSAPVVEPTTVCLVVSNSFAPRPGTAATPGMPVELTIDVVAAAPAPDGPDLGRGWVLLALLTVAGLITGLLAGLLTRWWVATWREN; from the coding sequence GTGATCAACTTCAGACGATCGACGGCTGTCCTTCTCGGACTGCTGGCGACCACCGCGCTGACCGGGCCCGCCCCGGCGTGGGCCGACGAGGAGCCGGCGCCCGAGCCACCCCGGGTCGAACTGGTGCTGGACGTCAGCGGCTCGATGCGCGCCGCCGACATCGACGGACGCAGCCGGATCTCGGTCGCCCAGCAGGCCTTCAACGAGGTGGTGGACGCGCTGCCGGAGGAGACCCAGCTCGGCATCCGGGTGCTCGGCGCGACCTACCGCGGCAAGGACAAGAAGGTCGGCTGTCAGGACACCCAGCAGATCGTTCCGGTCGGCCCGGTGGACCGCACCGCGGCCAAGGCGGCGGTGGCGACGCTACGGCCGACGGGATTCACACCCGTCGGCCTCGCACTGCGCTCCGCCGCACAGGACCTGGGCAGCGGGGCCACCACCCGCCGGATCGTGCTGATCACCGACGGCGAGGACACCTGCGCCCCGCCGGACCCGTGCGAGGTGGCCCGGGAGCTGGCCGCCCAGGGCACCAGCCTGGTCGTCGACACCCTCGGCCTGGCCCCCGACGAGAAGGTCCGTCGGCAGCTGCTCTGCATCGCCAGCGCGACCGGCGGCACCTACACCGCCGCGCAGAGCGCCGAGGAACTGACCGGCCGGATCAAACAGCTCGTCGAGCGGGCCGGCGACACGCACACCCGCGCCCCGACGGTGGTCGGTGGCACGAACGCCTGCGACAACGCGCCGTTGCTCGCCCCCGGCGTCTACGCCGACCGGGAGGCGTTCTCCGAGCACCGCTACTACCGGGTGCCGGTACGCCCCGGGCAGGAGCTGCGGGCGTCGGTGAGCATCGCGCTGGACCGACCCGTGAACCGGGACTACGGGGTGTTGCTGCGGGCCACCGCCGCCGACGGACGGGAACTGGTCCGGGGCGCGGACGCCGGCAGTGGACGTGCCGACGTGCTCTCCGCCGGGCTGCGCTGGTCGGCCACCGCCGACGACGAGGACGCCGCGGAGACCGCGGAGAGTTCCGCGCCGGTCGTCGAACCCACCACCGTCTGCCTGGTGGTGAGCAACTCGTTCGCCCCCCGCCCCGGCACCGCGGCCACCCCGGGCATGCCGGTGGAGTTGACCATCGACGTGGTCGCCGCCGCGCCCGCCCCGGACGGACCGGACCTCGGTCGGGGCTGGGTGCTGCTCGCCCTGCTCACCGTCGCCGGGCTGATCACCGGCCTGCTCGCCGGACTGCTCACCCGCTGGTGGGTCGCCACCTGGAGGGAGAACTGA
- a CDS encoding peptidase: MRNALFRSLAALVAVGGAALVPAAAVAAPTPSPGATPVNRAGTSFLTATPISAGQPVRVDASIGDHLYWAFSAKAGQVHEITATVTFPKGRSGASTWTVDVFDGLRRRQACTAGAQTPTVDAKASSVTLGCTLREVRAWAEPWSADPLPGSYVVRLSVTDLPEPDLGAPVDVDLLVGEVADRGASADDGELAAPLVPNTKAGTVLNAVPVAEPEADDADSLTDWLPDLGSRWVWTGVGGVLAAVAGVFGFAVTRRPRRR; encoded by the coding sequence ATGCGTAACGCACTGTTCCGGTCACTGGCGGCGCTGGTCGCCGTCGGTGGGGCCGCCCTGGTCCCCGCCGCCGCCGTCGCCGCCCCGACCCCCTCCCCGGGAGCCACGCCGGTGAACCGGGCCGGCACGTCGTTCCTCACCGCCACCCCGATCTCCGCCGGGCAGCCGGTGCGGGTGGACGCCTCGATCGGCGACCACCTCTACTGGGCGTTCTCGGCGAAGGCCGGTCAGGTGCACGAGATCACCGCGACCGTCACCTTCCCGAAGGGGCGCAGCGGCGCCTCCACCTGGACGGTCGACGTCTTCGACGGGCTGCGCCGCCGTCAGGCGTGCACCGCCGGGGCGCAGACCCCGACCGTGGACGCGAAGGCGTCCAGCGTGACGCTGGGCTGCACGTTGCGCGAGGTGCGGGCGTGGGCGGAGCCCTGGTCGGCCGACCCGCTGCCCGGCTCGTACGTCGTCCGGCTCTCCGTGACCGACCTCCCGGAGCCGGATCTGGGCGCACCTGTCGACGTGGACCTGCTGGTCGGCGAAGTCGCCGACCGGGGCGCGTCGGCCGACGACGGCGAGTTGGCCGCGCCGCTGGTGCCGAACACCAAGGCGGGCACGGTGCTCAACGCCGTACCCGTGGCGGAGCCGGAGGCCGACGACGCCGACTCGCTCACGGACTGGTTGCCGGACCTCGGGTCGCGCTGGGTCTGGACCGGCGTCGGCGGCGTGCTCGCTGCGGTGGCCGGCGTGTTCGGCTTCGCGGTGACCCGGCGGCCCCGACGTCGCTGA
- a CDS encoding 4'-phosphopantetheinyl transferase family protein, producing the protein MRDIFPSTVAVAVAGPDDWLGELLPAEQACLGQRAVETRRRDFAAGRSCARRAMTDLGLPPAAVPAAADRSPVWPAGVVGTITHTTGYCAAATALTTDVRSVGMDAEQHQDINPGVRRIVLLPEEEATCAGLPGGTSWPVVMFSAKETVYKVWYPVVGSWLGFLDAQLDIDPDAGTFTARIAPARLNQATVEDPPATIAGRFVVADGLVRTAAVLPLR; encoded by the coding sequence GTGCGTGACATTTTTCCCTCGACCGTCGCGGTCGCCGTCGCCGGGCCGGACGACTGGCTCGGCGAGCTCCTCCCCGCCGAGCAGGCATGCCTCGGCCAGCGGGCCGTGGAGACCCGTCGGCGGGACTTCGCCGCCGGCCGGTCCTGCGCCCGCCGGGCCATGACCGATCTCGGCCTGCCACCGGCCGCCGTGCCGGCCGCCGCCGACCGCTCGCCCGTCTGGCCCGCCGGGGTGGTCGGCACCATCACCCACACCACCGGCTACTGCGCCGCGGCGACGGCGCTCACCACCGACGTCCGGTCCGTCGGAATGGACGCCGAGCAACACCAGGACATCAATCCGGGGGTACGCAGGATCGTGCTGCTGCCCGAGGAGGAGGCCACCTGCGCGGGGCTGCCCGGCGGCACGTCCTGGCCGGTCGTCATGTTCAGCGCGAAGGAGACCGTCTACAAGGTCTGGTATCCGGTCGTCGGATCGTGGTTGGGCTTCCTCGACGCCCAGCTCGACATCGACCCGGACGCCGGCACGTTCACGGCCCGGATCGCCCCGGCCCGGCTGAACCAGGCGACGGTCGAGGATCCACCGGCCACCATCGCCGGCCGGTTCGTCGTCGCCGACGGGCTGGTCCGCACCGCGGCGGTGCTGCCGCTGCGCTGA
- a CDS encoding Gfo/Idh/MocA family protein: MDPTAQTRFGLVGSGWRGEFFLRLARLLPERLRATGVVTRTAARGAAVTAAWDVPTFRTTAELLAHERPDVVIVSVPWPVTPDVTRELVAAGVPVLAETPPAADLAGLRALWADVGGSGLVQVAEQYLLMPGHAARLTLVRAGVLGEPTSVQISSTHLYHAVSLIRGLLGVGFDAAEVSARAFAAPLADPLSPAGWSGDDTPRQLSTTLATIDFGGRMGLYDFTDNQWWNPLRGRRLVVRGSRGELVDDRVVRLVDPTTPVESSLVRRQTGLDLNLEGLDLKHVSFDGDVVYRNPFVGSGLSDDDIAVADLLVRTGAWAREEGPAPYPLAEACQDHLISLAIGESVRTGRAVTTTAEAWAG, encoded by the coding sequence ATGGATCCCACCGCGCAGACCCGGTTCGGCCTCGTCGGCAGTGGCTGGCGGGGTGAGTTCTTCCTTCGTCTGGCACGACTCCTGCCGGAGCGGCTGCGAGCGACCGGCGTGGTGACGCGGACCGCAGCACGTGGTGCCGCGGTGACTGCCGCGTGGGACGTGCCGACCTTCCGCACGACGGCCGAACTGCTCGCCCACGAGCGACCGGACGTCGTCATCGTGTCGGTGCCCTGGCCGGTGACCCCCGACGTGACCCGGGAACTGGTCGCGGCCGGCGTACCCGTGCTCGCGGAGACGCCGCCCGCCGCGGACCTGGCGGGGTTGCGCGCGCTCTGGGCCGATGTCGGTGGCAGTGGTCTGGTGCAGGTCGCCGAGCAGTATCTGCTGATGCCCGGGCACGCGGCCCGACTGACGCTGGTCCGCGCCGGGGTGCTCGGCGAGCCGACCTCGGTGCAGATCTCCTCGACGCACCTCTACCATGCGGTCTCGCTGATCCGTGGCCTGCTCGGGGTCGGGTTCGACGCCGCCGAGGTCAGCGCGCGTGCCTTCGCCGCGCCGCTGGCCGACCCGTTGTCACCGGCCGGCTGGAGTGGTGACGACACCCCACGGCAGCTCTCCACCACCTTGGCGACCATCGACTTCGGTGGGCGGATGGGTCTGTACGACTTCACCGACAACCAGTGGTGGAATCCGCTGCGCGGACGCCGGTTGGTGGTGCGGGGGTCGCGCGGTGAGCTGGTGGACGACCGGGTCGTCCGGCTGGTCGACCCGACCACGCCCGTCGAGTCGTCGCTGGTGCGTCGGCAGACCGGCCTCGACCTCAACCTGGAAGGGCTCGACCTGAAGCACGTCAGCTTCGACGGCGACGTGGTCTATCGCAACCCGTTCGTCGGCAGCGGACTGTCCGACGACGACATCGCGGTGGCCGACCTCCTCGTCCGGACCGGTGCGTGGGCTCGGGAGGAGGGCCCGGCACCGTACCCGCTCGCCGAGGCCTGCCAGGACCACCTGATCAGCCTCGCCATCGGAGAGTCCGTCCGCACCGGCCGGGCGGTCACCACCACCGCCGAGGCCTGGGCGGGGTAG
- a CDS encoding LLM class flavin-dependent oxidoreductase, translating into MQIGVNVPNFAPGTDPRVLRQWAQTVEGLGFDLLMVSDHIVVTPDVAEQYPAPFYEPFTTLSWLAGVTHRVRLGTTVLIVPYRHPLLTARMAANLNRLSGGRLVLGVGVGWARQEFEALGVPYQRRGALTDEHLQAMRDAWRDTDDYDTEPIPLWVGGNSDAGMRRAVRLGDAWHPLRLTPDKLTDAAGRLDVIADDLGLPRPALVPRIALQETREPVTDPGRLAGVGTIEQITADLDRIRRLGAETVVLDPFNDDLTEIRQPERAWRTLAAVAAYAKTQEDR; encoded by the coding sequence GTGCAGATTGGCGTGAACGTACCCAACTTCGCCCCCGGCACCGATCCCCGGGTGCTGCGACAGTGGGCCCAGACAGTTGAAGGTCTCGGCTTCGACCTGCTGATGGTCTCCGACCACATCGTGGTGACCCCGGACGTGGCCGAGCAGTATCCAGCGCCGTTCTACGAGCCGTTCACCACGCTGTCCTGGCTGGCCGGGGTGACCCACCGGGTCCGGCTCGGCACGACGGTGCTCATCGTCCCCTACCGGCATCCGCTGCTCACCGCCCGGATGGCGGCGAACCTCAACCGCCTCAGCGGGGGCCGGCTCGTCCTCGGCGTCGGCGTCGGCTGGGCCCGGCAGGAATTCGAGGCGCTCGGGGTGCCGTACCAGCGGCGGGGCGCCCTCACCGACGAACACCTCCAGGCCATGCGCGACGCCTGGCGCGACACCGACGACTACGACACCGAACCCATCCCCCTCTGGGTCGGCGGCAACAGCGACGCCGGCATGCGTCGCGCCGTACGGCTCGGGGACGCCTGGCACCCGCTCCGACTCACGCCCGACAAGCTCACGGACGCGGCCGGACGCCTCGACGTCATCGCCGACGACCTGGGCCTCCCCAGGCCCGCGTTGGTGCCGCGCATCGCCCTGCAGGAAACCCGCGAACCGGTCACCGACCCGGGCCGGCTCGCCGGCGTCGGCACCATCGAGCAGATCACCGCAGACCTCGACCGGATCCGCCGGCTCGGCGCGGAGACGGTGGTCCTCGACCCGTTCAACGACGACCTGACCGAGATCCGCCAGCCCGAACGTGCCTGGCGAACCCTCGCGGCCGTGGCCGCGTACGCCAAGACCCAGGAGGACCGATGA
- a CDS encoding nucleoside deaminase, with translation MTPDDERLLRRAVQIAAEAGASGERPFGSLLAAADGTVLIEDHNTVVSDSDITAHPELKLARWAARELAPDVAAGTTMYTSCQPCPMCATAIDRSGLGRVVYALSSEQFEEVKPATPPLPPVRYEGPALFDEARRPIDDHY, from the coding sequence ATGACGCCCGACGACGAACGACTTCTCCGCCGTGCCGTGCAGATCGCCGCCGAGGCCGGCGCATCCGGCGAACGGCCGTTCGGCTCGTTGCTCGCCGCCGCCGACGGCACCGTCCTGATCGAGGACCACAACACTGTGGTCTCCGACTCGGACATCACCGCCCACCCGGAACTGAAGCTGGCCCGGTGGGCCGCCCGGGAACTCGCCCCGGACGTGGCCGCCGGCACGACCATGTACACCAGCTGCCAGCCCTGCCCGATGTGCGCGACCGCGATCGACCGCTCCGGCCTCGGTCGGGTGGTGTACGCCCTGTCCTCCGAGCAGTTCGAGGAGGTCAAGCCGGCCACCCCACCCCTGCCCCCGGTGCGCTACGAGGGGCCGGCTCTCTTCGACGAGGCACGCCGCCCCATCGACGACCACTACTGA